Proteins encoded together in one Roseibacterium elongatum DSM 19469 window:
- a CDS encoding OmpA family protein, whose translation MTAFGHVGRGLCRPLIATVATVMFAGGAGALDLNLPPGAELVATEPAHPGDLSIAHGPFTAEAGFTTLARGIVQEFTWQVPDAATQSSAILAGAVSAQLDEQGYEIVFACADRACGGFDFRHALSVGEAPMMHVDLSDYRYIAAERVEETGERNHVAVMVSRGGRTAYLHLATITPPEVAPPPVTGSSRTPEQTAPVLSPTTSPRLIERLFATGAAALDDLNFQTGASELSGRNYPSLVTLAEFLAEEPARRVVLVGHTDAEGSLEGNIALSQARAEAVRRHLIDILGVSPDQVAAAGIGFLAPRAANDTDTGRQANRRVEVVLSTTD comes from the coding sequence ATGACAGCCTTTGGCCACGTCGGTCGTGGCCTGTGCCGCCCCCTGATTGCGACAGTGGCCACGGTGATGTTTGCCGGTGGCGCGGGCGCGCTTGACCTGAATCTGCCGCCCGGTGCGGAGCTTGTGGCGACGGAACCGGCGCATCCCGGCGATCTTTCCATTGCGCACGGGCCGTTCACGGCTGAGGCAGGGTTCACCACGCTTGCGCGCGGCATCGTTCAGGAATTCACCTGGCAGGTGCCCGACGCCGCCACCCAAAGCAGCGCCATCCTTGCCGGGGCGGTCAGCGCACAACTGGATGAGCAGGGCTACGAGATCGTCTTTGCCTGTGCCGATCGCGCCTGTGGGGGGTTCGATTTTCGCCATGCCCTTTCGGTGGGCGAAGCCCCCATGATGCATGTGGACCTCAGCGATTATCGCTACATCGCCGCGGAACGCGTCGAAGAGACAGGCGAACGCAACCATGTTGCGGTGATGGTGTCTCGCGGTGGGCGCACGGCCTATCTGCATCTGGCCACGATCACACCGCCCGAGGTTGCGCCGCCGCCCGTCACCGGGTCGAGCCGCACGCCCGAGCAGACCGCGCCGGTTCTGTCGCCGACCACGTCGCCTCGGCTGATCGAGCGCCTTTTCGCAACGGGCGCCGCGGCGTTGGACGATCTGAATTTCCAGACCGGCGCGTCCGAGTTGAGTGGTCGGAATTATCCCTCGCTGGTGACCTTGGCCGAGTTCCTCGCGGAGGAACCGGCGCGCCGCGTCGTGCTGGTGGGGCATACGGATGCCGAAGGCTCGCTCGAAGGAAATATCGCCCTCAGCCAGGCCCGCGCCGAGGCCGTGCGCCGGCATCTGATCGACATCCTTGGGGTGTCGCCCGACCAGGTGGCGGCGGCCGGGATCGGCTTTCTTGCCCCGCGCGCGGCCAATGACACCGATACCGGGCGTCAGGCCAACCGCCGGGTCGAGGTCGTGCTGTCCACAACCGACTAG
- a CDS encoding competence/damage-inducible protein A: MPSPTAAMLVIGDEILSGRTRDANMYHLARALTDHGIPMCEARVIPDDHATIVATVRDLAARHDHLFTSGGIGPTHDDITAEAVAEALGAAIGIRDDARAILQAHYDARGQELNEARLRMARIPDGATLIDNPISAAPGFTLGNVHVMAGVPSIFEAMLAGLLPTLTGGAPMLSQSLMVRQGEGDIAAKLGKLAKDHPEVSIGSYPFIRDGVHGSNIVVRSQDGQAVDAVMQELSALFGEAR; this comes from the coding sequence ATGCCATCCCCAACCGCCGCGATGCTCGTGATCGGGGACGAGATCCTGTCGGGACGCACCCGCGACGCGAACATGTACCACCTCGCCCGCGCGCTGACCGATCACGGCATCCCGATGTGCGAGGCGCGGGTGATCCCGGACGATCACGCAACCATCGTGGCGACCGTCCGCGACCTGGCCGCGCGCCACGACCATCTGTTTACTTCGGGCGGCATCGGGCCGACCCATGACGACATCACGGCCGAGGCCGTGGCCGAGGCACTGGGTGCTGCAATCGGCATCCGCGACGACGCACGCGCGATCCTGCAGGCGCACTACGACGCCCGCGGGCAGGAGTTGAACGAGGCCCGGCTGCGCATGGCCCGGATCCCCGATGGCGCGACCCTGATCGACAACCCGATTTCCGCGGCGCCCGGGTTCACCCTGGGGAACGTGCATGTGATGGCGGGCGTTCCGTCGATCTTCGAGGCGATGCTGGCAGGGCTGTTGCCGACGCTGACGGGCGGCGCGCCGATGCTGTCACAAAGCCTGATGGTGCGGCAGGGCGAGGGCGACATCGCGGCAAAGCTCGGCAAACTGGCCAAGGATCACCCCGAGGTCTCGATCGGCTCCTACCCGTTCATCCGCGACGGGGTGCATGGGTCGAACATCGTCGTCCGCAGTCAGGACGGACAGGCTGTGGATGCCGTGATGCAAGAGCTGTCCGCCCTGTTCGGAGAGGCGCGGTGA
- a CDS encoding phosphate ABC transporter substrate-binding/OmpA family protein: MIRYLGAAVMAALFTVSSPAVAPAQDVELRSFDGSVTLDGNLISYDGAYYRVETQFGPMTISAQGVSCAGPGCPDLTTFVAEARIAGAATVADGLIPALLEGFADIQGMTLTRGAGAADGPQVFTLSRRDGSPAARFHVTPSTTDQGFLALLNGETDIALALREPNSAERRAAMAQAPDDPPLERRVRVLALDALVPVVSHENPIDALSLPDLARLFSGDIVSWADLDGPDAPVALHMLAPGLGLAQGFSNRVLVPAETGLADSIVRHDSATALAAAVARDAYAVGIMPRSARGPARALALRGSCGFAQMATPDAVKAEDYPLTAPVYLYLAPHRLPQLVRRFLDFTRSESAERLVRSAGYVNQSLTRTPLALQGARLANAVTAAGDDVALADLQDMVDRLDGAERLSSTFRFGDGTADLDTQSRASVLRLVDAIDRGAFDGRRLMFVGFSDGVGSAAVNRRLALRRAETVRTAVRTAAGDAGAGRVEMTVDAFGEAMPMACDDTDWGRAVNRRVEVWLE, translated from the coding sequence ATGATCAGATACCTCGGGGCGGCAGTGATGGCCGCCCTTTTCACCGTGTCGAGTCCCGCTGTCGCGCCTGCGCAGGATGTCGAACTGCGGTCGTTCGACGGATCGGTCACACTGGACGGCAACCTGATTTCCTATGACGGGGCCTATTACCGGGTCGAGACGCAGTTTGGCCCGATGACCATTTCGGCACAGGGGGTGTCCTGCGCCGGCCCCGGTTGCCCCGATCTGACGACCTTTGTCGCCGAGGCGCGCATCGCCGGCGCCGCAACCGTGGCCGACGGCTTGATCCCCGCCCTGCTCGAAGGATTTGCGGACATCCAGGGCATGACCCTGACGCGCGGCGCGGGTGCGGCGGATGGCCCACAGGTCTTCACCCTGTCCCGTCGCGATGGCAGTCCGGCCGCACGGTTTCATGTGACGCCCAGCACCACCGATCAGGGGTTTCTCGCGCTGTTGAACGGCGAGACCGACATCGCCCTTGCCCTGCGCGAACCCAACAGCGCCGAACGGCGCGCCGCCATGGCGCAGGCGCCCGACGATCCTCCGCTCGAACGGCGGGTGCGGGTGTTGGCGCTCGACGCACTGGTTCCGGTGGTTTCGCATGAAAACCCGATCGATGCGCTGTCCCTGCCTGATCTGGCGCGATTGTTCAGCGGCGACATCGTAAGCTGGGCCGATCTTGACGGGCCTGATGCGCCCGTCGCGCTGCATATGCTGGCACCCGGGCTGGGGCTGGCGCAGGGGTTTTCGAACCGGGTGCTGGTGCCGGCCGAGACGGGCCTCGCCGACAGTATCGTCCGTCACGACAGTGCGACCGCCCTGGCCGCGGCCGTTGCCCGCGATGCCTATGCGGTGGGGATCATGCCGCGCTCGGCCCGTGGCCCGGCCCGCGCCCTCGCCCTGCGGGGGAGCTGCGGCTTTGCGCAAATGGCGACGCCCGATGCTGTCAAGGCCGAGGACTACCCCCTGACAGCGCCGGTTTATCTCTATCTGGCGCCGCATCGCTTGCCGCAACTGGTGCGCCGGTTCCTCGATTTCACGCGCTCGGAAAGCGCCGAGCGCCTTGTGCGATCGGCCGGCTACGTCAACCAAAGCCTGACGCGCACGCCATTGGCATTGCAGGGTGCGCGACTGGCCAATGCCGTCACCGCCGCGGGCGATGACGTGGCGCTGGCCGATCTGCAGGACATGGTCGACCGTCTGGACGGGGCGGAACGCCTGTCCTCGACCTTTCGCTTTGGCGACGGCACGGCCGATCTGGACACGCAATCTCGCGCCTCGGTCCTGCGCTTGGTGGATGCGATCGACCGTGGGGCCTTTGATGGGCGGCGCCTGATGTTCGTGGGCTTTTCCGACGGGGTCGGATCGGCGGCGGTCAACCGGCGCCTTGCCTTGCGGCGTGCCGAAACCGTGCGAACGGCGGTGCGGACGGCCGCCGGGGATGCGGGCGCAGGCCGGGTCGAGATGACGGTAGACGCCTTTGGCGAGGCGATGCCCATGGCCTGCGACGACACCGACTGGGGCCGGGCCGTCAACCGGCGCGTCGAGGTCTGGCTGGAGTGA
- the mtgA gene encoding monofunctional biosynthetic peptidoglycan transglycosylase has translation MAKRTRKSKAVRRESRARRVARGLRRWLLRGMLGAVVLGLGWVGLYAVVAPPTTPYILAEARRLDSVSYDWVPMDQISPHLQRAAVAAEDANFCLHWGFDMDAIRAAIDAGAARGGSTISQQVVKNAFLWHGRSWLRKALEAAITPVMEAFWPKRRVLEVYLNIAEFAPGIFGAEAAAQHHFGISAADLSQRQAALLAAVLPNPGERSASAPSAWVERRATSIAEGAATIRADGRDACFAN, from the coding sequence ATGGCAAAACGAACACGCAAGTCGAAGGCGGTACGCCGCGAATCGCGGGCGCGGCGCGTGGCGCGCGGGCTGCGGAGATGGCTGCTGCGCGGCATGCTGGGCGCGGTCGTTCTGGGGCTGGGCTGGGTCGGCCTTTATGCCGTCGTCGCCCCGCCCACGACACCCTACATCCTTGCCGAGGCCCGGCGCCTGGACTCGGTCAGCTATGACTGGGTGCCGATGGATCAGATCTCGCCCCACCTGCAGCGCGCCGCCGTCGCCGCCGAAGACGCGAATTTCTGTCTGCATTGGGGATTCGACATGGATGCGATCCGCGCCGCCATCGATGCAGGGGCGGCGCGTGGCGGCTCGACGATCAGCCAACAGGTCGTCAAGAACGCCTTCCTGTGGCATGGTCGATCCTGGCTGCGCAAGGCGCTGGAGGCCGCCATCACCCCGGTCATGGAGGCATTCTGGCCCAAGCGCCGGGTTCTCGAGGTCTATCTCAATATCGCCGAGTTCGCGCCGGGCATTTTCGGGGCCGAGGCCGCGGCGCAACATCATTTCGGCATATCTGCCGCCGACCTGTCGCAACGGCAGGCCGCGCTGCTGGCCGCGGTGCTGCCAAACCCCGGCGAACGCAGCGCATCGGCACCCTCGGCCTGGGTCGAACGGCGGGCCACGTCCATCGCCGAGGGGGCGGCAACGATCCGCGCGGATGGACGCGACGCGTGCTTTGCGAATTGA
- the fzlA gene encoding FtsZ-binding protein FzlA, whose protein sequence is MVRLYHFALSPFCRKVRLVLAEKRIDVELIEERYWEPSTEFLRRNPAGKVPVLKIDGMNLSDSQAICEYLEETVPDPALMPADPATRAEVRRLIAWFDDKFHHEVTRNLVYERVNKKIMRGGYPDGRSVKAGAANIKFHLRYMEWLLDHRRWLAGDRMSLADFTAAAHLSCLDYISDVDWNLSPSVKDWYATMKSRPAFRSILADQIPGFIQPPHYANLDF, encoded by the coding sequence ATGGTTCGCCTCTATCATTTCGCCCTCTCGCCCTTTTGTCGAAAGGTCCGGCTTGTGCTGGCCGAGAAACGGATCGATGTCGAACTGATCGAGGAACGGTATTGGGAACCTTCGACCGAGTTTCTGCGTCGCAATCCCGCCGGCAAGGTGCCGGTGCTCAAGATCGACGGCATGAACCTGTCGGATTCTCAGGCGATCTGCGAATACCTCGAAGAGACCGTTCCCGACCCGGCGCTGATGCCCGCCGATCCTGCCACGCGGGCCGAGGTTCGGCGCCTGATCGCGTGGTTCGATGACAAGTTCCATCACGAGGTGACGCGCAACCTTGTCTATGAGCGCGTGAACAAGAAGATCATGCGTGGCGGCTACCCCGACGGGCGCTCGGTCAAGGCGGGGGCGGCGAACATCAAGTTCCACCTGCGATACATGGAATGGCTGCTGGATCATCGCCGCTGGCTGGCCGGCGACCGCATGAGCCTGGCCGATTTCACCGCCGCGGCGCATCTGTCCTGCCTCGACTATATCTCGGACGTGGACTGGAACCTGTCGCCCTCGGTCAAGGATTGGTACGCGACGATGAAATCGCGCCCGGCCTTCCGGTCGATCCTGGCCGATCAGATCCCCGGTTTCATTCAACCGCCCCATTACGCGAACCTGGACTTTTGA
- the queG gene encoding tRNA epoxyqueuosine(34) reductase QueG yields MTDLKTALAAEARAAGFAAMGVCRPDAIPQAADRLAAFVEQGRHGQMQWMAERMAWRGNPAALWPEARSVVMLAEPYTPAQDPLEALTHRDRAAISVYAQNRDYHDIVKKRLKRVGRWLLEQRPEHAIKVFVDTAPVMEKPLAQAAGLGWQGKHTNLLSRDLGNWFFLGAIFTTVELAPDPPEAEHCGSCTACLDICPTRAFPAPFQLDARRCISYLTIEHKGPVDPALRDGLGNRIYGCDDCLAVCPWNKFATEARELRYAARPEFLCAPLETLAMLDDAEFRAMFSGSPIKRIGRDRFVRNVLYAIGNSGEARLCAVAQRLLDDPDAAVADAAAWAMEKLRCA; encoded by the coding sequence TTGACCGATCTCAAGACCGCCCTCGCCGCCGAGGCCCGCGCCGCGGGCTTTGCGGCGATGGGCGTCTGCCGGCCCGATGCCATCCCGCAGGCGGCGGACCGCCTCGCCGCGTTCGTCGAACAGGGACGCCATGGCCAGATGCAATGGATGGCCGAGCGCATGGCCTGGCGTGGCAACCCCGCCGCCCTGTGGCCCGAGGCCCGGTCGGTCGTGATGCTGGCCGAGCCCTACACGCCCGCGCAGGACCCGCTCGAGGCGCTGACCCATCGCGATCGCGCGGCGATCAGCGTCTATGCCCAGAACCGCGATTACCATGACATCGTGAAAAAGCGGCTGAAACGCGTGGGCCGCTGGCTGCTGGAGCAGCGCCCCGAACACGCCATCAAGGTTTTCGTCGATACGGCCCCGGTCATGGAAAAACCACTGGCGCAGGCGGCCGGGTTGGGCTGGCAGGGCAAACATACGAATCTTCTGTCGCGCGATCTGGGCAACTGGTTCTTTCTGGGTGCGATTTTCACCACGGTCGAGCTTGCGCCCGACCCGCCAGAAGCCGAGCATTGCGGCAGTTGCACCGCCTGCCTCGATATCTGTCCGACGCGGGCCTTCCCGGCCCCGTTCCAGCTGGATGCGCGGCGCTGCATTTCCTACCTGACGATCGAGCACAAAGGGCCTGTCGATCCCGCCTTGCGGGACGGGCTGGGCAACCGCATCTATGGCTGCGACGATTGTCTGGCGGTGTGCCCCTGGAACAAGTTCGCGACCGAGGCGCGCGAGCTGCGCTATGCCGCCCGGCCCGAGTTTCTGTGTGCCCCGTTGGAAACGCTCGCCATGCTGGACGATGCGGAATTTCGGGCGATGTTCTCGGGCAGCCCGATCAAACGGATCGGGCGTGACCGCTTTGTGCGAAACGTGTTGTATGCCATCGGCAATTCCGGAGAGGCCCGGTTGTGCGCGGTGGCGCAACGCCTGCTGGACGACCCTGACGCGGCCGTGGCCGATGCCGCCGCCTGGGCGATGGAGAAACTGCGATGCGCCTGA
- the map gene encoding type I methionyl aminopeptidase has product MDEFKGRLTKDGIRIHNPEDFAGMHKAGRLAAEILDRIAPMIEPGVTTAALDAEIERMVDEAGAKSATIGYRGYQHASCISVNHVVCHGIPGTKVLKDGDILNIDVTVIVDGWFGDTSRMYVAGNLGRKAQRLIEVTHDSLLKGIEAVKPGKTFGDIGHAIQSFVEGHRMSVVRDFCGHGLGQVFHAPPNVLHYGRPGTGPVLEEGMFFTIEPMVNLGRPETKVLADDWTAVTRDKSLSAQFEHSIGVTATGYEIFTLSPAGRFHPTWS; this is encoded by the coding sequence TTGGACGAATTCAAAGGCCGTCTGACCAAGGACGGTATCCGCATCCATAATCCCGAGGATTTCGCCGGCATGCACAAGGCCGGGCGGCTGGCGGCCGAGATCCTCGACCGTATCGCGCCGATGATCGAACCCGGCGTGACCACCGCCGCGCTGGACGCCGAGATCGAGCGCATGGTGGACGAGGCCGGGGCCAAATCGGCCACCATCGGCTATCGCGGGTATCAGCACGCCTCCTGCATCAGCGTGAACCATGTCGTGTGTCATGGGATCCCGGGGACGAAGGTGCTCAAGGATGGCGATATCCTGAACATCGACGTGACCGTGATCGTCGATGGCTGGTTCGGCGATACCAGCCGCATGTATGTGGCGGGCAATCTGGGCCGCAAGGCACAGCGCCTGATCGAGGTCACGCACGACTCCCTGCTCAAGGGGATCGAGGCGGTCAAACCCGGCAAGACCTTTGGCGATATCGGCCACGCCATCCAGAGTTTCGTCGAAGGGCACCGCATGTCGGTCGTGCGCGATTTCTGCGGTCATGGGCTGGGGCAGGTGTTTCACGCCCCACCCAACGTGCTGCATTACGGTCGCCCCGGCACGGGCCCGGTCCTTGAGGAAGGTATGTTCTTCACCATCGAGCCGATGGTGAACCTTGGCCGCCCCGAAACCAAGGTTCTGGCCGATGACTGGACGGCGGTGACCCGCGACAAGAGCCTGTCGGCCCAGTTCGAGCATTCCATCGGGGTGACGGCGACGGGCTACGAGATCTTCACCCTGTCGCCGGCGGGCAGGTTTCACCCCACTTGGTCCTAG
- a CDS encoding SDR family oxidoreductase — protein sequence MRLTILGMGYTARALWQSLPEGTPTLATTRTPERLHDLDGPGLDIARFPGDEDRIAEALADSTHVLASIPPVDGADPVIGRLRDALLAAAPTLDWVGYLSTTGVYGDHDGGWVDEATPLTASTARGQARVAAEAAWQDLHRDHSLPLHIFRLAGIYGPGRGPFAKVRNGTARRIIKEGQVFSRTHVDDIVQVLRASMARPVPGAVYNVCDDDPAPPQDVIAHAAGLLGLPVPPPVPFDEVELSPMARSFYAESKRVRNYRIKEELGVTLLYPTYREGLAALLSAEPHQDR from the coding sequence ATGCGCCTGACGATACTGGGGATGGGATACACGGCGCGTGCCCTGTGGCAGAGCCTGCCCGAGGGCACGCCGACCCTTGCCACCACCCGCACGCCGGAACGGTTGCACGATCTCGACGGGCCGGGATTGGACATCGCCCGGTTTCCCGGCGACGAGGATCGGATCGCAGAGGCCCTGGCAGACAGTACCCATGTCCTGGCCTCGATCCCGCCGGTGGACGGGGCGGACCCGGTCATCGGCCGCCTGCGCGACGCGCTGCTGGCAGCGGCCCCGACGCTGGACTGGGTCGGCTATCTCTCGACCACGGGGGTCTACGGCGATCACGATGGCGGCTGGGTGGACGAGGCCACGCCGCTGACCGCCTCGACCGCGCGGGGGCAGGCGCGCGTCGCGGCCGAGGCCGCGTGGCAGGATCTGCACCGCGATCATAGCCTGCCGCTGCATATCTTCCGTCTGGCGGGGATTTACGGGCCGGGGCGCGGACCCTTTGCAAAGGTGCGCAACGGCACCGCACGCCGCATCATCAAGGAGGGGCAGGTGTTCAGCCGTACCCATGTGGACGATATCGTGCAGGTTCTGCGCGCCTCGATGGCGCGGCCTGTGCCCGGTGCGGTCTACAATGTGTGCGACGATGATCCGGCCCCCCCGCAAGACGTGATCGCGCATGCCGCAGGGCTGCTGGGCCTGCCGGTTCCACCCCCAGTCCCGTTTGACGAGGTCGAGTTGAGCCCCATGGCCCGCAGTTTCTATGCCGAGAGCAAGCGGGTCAGGAACTATCGCATCAAGGAAGAATTGGGCGTGACACTGCTCTACCCCACCTACCGAGAGGGTTTGGCCGCGCTGCTTTCCGCCGAGCCACATCAAGATCGCTAG
- the radC gene encoding RadC family protein — MPNQPSFSFDEVSPRFVTAVPAASKPAPTARSLAGGPSKGAELHRHKHRDRLRQRFTEGGADAVPDYELLEMILYRAIPRGDTKPLAKSLLKRFGDINHVLAAPEARLKEVVGVGDRVVFELKLMQALGHRMARAKVLKKPILSSWDALLEYCQTAMAHRDLEQFRVLYLDRKNVLIADEAQADGTVDHVPVYPREVVKRALELNASALILVHNHPSGDPTPSQADIDMTYAIRDAAEVLGLVIHDHLVIGKARELSFRAEGYL, encoded by the coding sequence ATGCCGAACCAGCCGAGCTTTTCCTTCGACGAGGTTTCGCCGCGTTTCGTGACGGCGGTTCCTGCCGCGTCGAAACCGGCCCCGACGGCGCGGTCGTTGGCCGGCGGCCCGTCGAAAGGGGCGGAACTGCACCGGCACAAGCATCGCGACCGGCTGCGCCAGCGGTTTACCGAGGGCGGGGCCGATGCCGTGCCGGATTACGAATTGCTGGAGATGATCCTTTACCGCGCGATCCCGCGCGGCGACACCAAACCACTGGCCAAATCGCTGCTGAAGCGCTTTGGCGATATCAACCACGTCCTCGCCGCGCCCGAGGCCCGGTTGAAAGAGGTTGTGGGCGTGGGCGACCGCGTGGTGTTCGAGTTGAAGCTGATGCAGGCCTTGGGGCACCGTATGGCCCGCGCCAAGGTGCTGAAAAAGCCGATTCTTTCTTCATGGGACGCGCTGCTGGAATACTGCCAGACCGCGATGGCCCATCGCGACCTCGAACAGTTCCGCGTGCTCTATCTCGACCGCAAGAACGTTTTGATCGCCGACGAGGCGCAGGCCGACGGCACGGTCGATCACGTCCCCGTCTATCCGCGCGAGGTTGTCAAACGCGCGCTGGAACTGAACGCCTCGGCGCTGATCCTGGTGCACAACCACCCCTCGGGCGATCCCACGCCCAGCCAGGCCGATATCGACATGACCTATGCCATCCGCGACGCGGCCGAGGTGTTGGGCCTTGTGATCCACGACCATCTCGTGATCGGCAAGGCTCGTGAACTCAGCTTTCGGGCCGAGGGGTATCTGTAA
- a CDS encoding LysR family transcriptional regulator gives MDRLTEMEAFATVVDQGGFTDAARKLGISKSAVSKHVSSLEARLGARLLNRTTRRVSPTEIGLAYYDRARRVLNDAGEADALVTAMQSAPSGTLRVSIATDFGVNHISPILGKFLHEYPDITVNMVLNNRYVELISEGFDLAIRVGELEDSSLRARKICETTRRMIASPAYFERYGRPQKIDDLNEHKLLHYSNNSASNVWKITAPSGEQRQVRSAGWLTVNDGQSLLNAAIGGLGIAYLPSFLYAGAMRDGLLEDAIPDLPVEIQGIYAVYPPGRFIQPKVRSFIDFLVTAFKDKGPADW, from the coding sequence ATGGATCGTTTGACGGAAATGGAGGCTTTCGCCACGGTTGTGGACCAAGGGGGATTCACCGACGCCGCGCGCAAGCTCGGGATTTCGAAGTCGGCCGTGTCCAAGCATGTCTCCAGCCTCGAGGCGCGGCTTGGCGCGCGCCTGCTGAATCGCACGACGCGACGGGTCAGCCCCACCGAAATCGGCCTGGCCTATTACGACCGTGCGCGCCGCGTTCTGAACGACGCGGGCGAAGCCGATGCCCTGGTGACCGCCATGCAATCCGCCCCCTCCGGCACCCTGCGCGTCTCGATCGCGACCGATTTCGGGGTGAACCACATTTCGCCGATTCTGGGCAAATTCCTGCACGAGTACCCCGACATCACCGTGAACATGGTTCTGAACAATCGCTATGTCGAGCTGATCTCGGAGGGGTTCGACCTGGCCATTCGTGTCGGCGAGTTGGAGGACAGCAGCCTGCGCGCGCGCAAGATCTGTGAAACGACACGGCGCATGATCGCATCGCCCGCCTATTTCGAACGCTACGGGCGACCGCAAAAGATCGACGACCTGAACGAACACAAGCTGCTGCACTATTCCAACAACTCGGCCAGCAATGTCTGGAAGATCACGGCCCCCTCTGGCGAACAGCGGCAGGTCCGCTCGGCCGGGTGGTTGACCGTGAATGACGGGCAATCGCTGCTGAACGCGGCCATCGGCGGGCTGGGCATCGCCTATCTGCCCAGTTTTCTATATGCCGGGGCAATGCGCGACGGTTTGCTTGAGGATGCGATCCCCGATCTGCCCGTCGAGATACAGGGCATCTATGCCGTCTATCCGCCCGGCCGGTTCATTCAGCCCAAGGTGCGATCTTTCATCGATTTTCTGGTGACTGCTTTCAAGGACAAGGGGCCAGCCGACTGGTAG
- the sfsA gene encoding DNA/RNA nuclease SfsA gives MRFQTPLVPARLIRRYKRFLADIVLEDGTEVTAHCPNPGSMMGLNAPGSRIWVEPNDDPKKKLNYGWRLVELDGGHLAGIDAGLPNRIVGEALAEGRIPALTGYDGIRPEQKYGANSRIDFLLSSPGRPDAYVEVKNVHLRRAGDWAEFPDCVTARGTKHLGELSRIAQDGGRAVMLYVIQRTDCARFRLAADLDPAYAAAFDAARDAGVEMVCHATRIDRHGVALAGPLPIDDAPQALR, from the coding sequence ATGCGCTTTCAAACCCCTCTCGTGCCTGCGCGCCTGATCCGGCGCTACAAACGCTTCCTCGCCGATATCGTGCTGGAGGACGGCACCGAGGTGACCGCCCATTGCCCCAATCCCGGTTCGATGATGGGGCTGAACGCACCGGGCAGCCGCATCTGGGTCGAGCCGAACGACGACCCGAAGAAAAAGCTGAACTATGGCTGGCGGCTGGTCGAACTGGACGGTGGCCACCTTGCGGGCATCGACGCCGGCCTGCCCAACCGCATCGTGGGCGAGGCGCTGGCCGAGGGGCGCATCCCGGCGCTGACGGGCTATGACGGCATCCGCCCCGAACAGAAATATGGGGCCAACAGCCGCATCGATTTCCTGCTGTCGTCCCCGGGCCGCCCCGACGCCTATGTCGAGGTCAAGAACGTCCATCTGCGGCGCGCGGGCGATTGGGCCGAGTTTCCCGATTGCGTCACCGCGCGCGGCACCAAGCATCTGGGCGAGTTGTCGCGTATTGCGCAGGACGGCGGTCGCGCTGTCATGCTCTATGTCATCCAGCGCACCGATTGCGCCCGGTTTCGCCTTGCCGCCGATCTCGACCCGGCCTACGCGGCAGCCTTCGATGCGGCCCGCGACGCCGGGGTCGAGATGGTGTGCCACGCCACGCGGATCGATCGCCACGGGGTCGCGTTGGCCGGCCCGCTGCCCATCGACGACGCGCCGCAAGCCCTGCGTTGA
- a CDS encoding GNAT family N-acetyltransferase, whose product MTASLTPERLARVIAETWPPERVETIGPFAMAHGGGGGNRVSAARLLNAGASGSEVSRDEIDSVAAAQRALGQEALFMVLGHQTGLDGLLEAEGYTTRDETVALTVAAADLAAPPPRVTCFDIWPPLAVQEEIWAQGGIGPARLAIMNRVTGPKTSLFGRIGDRPAGSAFIAIEDGVAMLHALEVAPRARRQGLAAHMMRAVAHWAEAQGAEIFAVLVTRKNSPALGLYTSLGMNPVGKYYYRVKLGETAQK is encoded by the coding sequence GTGACCGCGAGCCTGACGCCCGAGCGGCTGGCGCGCGTCATCGCCGAGACGTGGCCGCCCGAGCGGGTCGAAACCATTGGCCCCTTCGCCATGGCGCATGGGGGCGGGGGTGGAAACCGCGTCTCGGCCGCGCGGCTGTTGAACGCCGGCGCGTCCGGGTCAGAGGTGTCGCGGGACGAGATCGACAGCGTTGCAGCGGCCCAGCGCGCCTTGGGACAAGAGGCACTCTTCATGGTGCTGGGCCACCAGACCGGCCTTGATGGCCTGCTCGAGGCCGAGGGCTACACCACCCGTGACGAAACCGTCGCGCTGACCGTCGCCGCCGCCGACCTGGCCGCCCCCCCACCGCGTGTGACCTGTTTCGACATCTGGCCACCCCTCGCCGTGCAGGAAGAGATCTGGGCACAGGGCGGCATCGGGCCTGCGCGCCTGGCGATCATGAACCGGGTGACAGGCCCCAAGACCAGCCTTTTCGGGCGCATCGGCGATCGGCCCGCAGGGTCCGCGTTCATCGCGATCGAAGATGGTGTCGCGATGCTCCACGCGCTCGAAGTGGCACCGCGCGCCCGGCGTCAGGGGTTGGCCGCGCATATGATGCGCGCGGTGGCCCATTGGGCCGAAGCGCAGGGGGCCGAGATCTTTGCCGTTCTTGTCACGCGCAAGAATTCGCCGGCGCTTGGGCTTTACACTTCCTTGGGGATGAATCCTGTGGGAAAATACTACTATCGAGTGAAGCTTGGCGAGACTGCCCAAAAATGA